The window TTTCTATATCGTGCGAGAGGACTTGCGCGGCCGGGGCTACGGACTGCGCATATGGAACGCGGCCATCGCGCACGCTGGCCCACGCGTGATCGGGCTGGATGGCGTGGTGGCGCAGCAGCAAAACTACGGGATGTCCGGATTCAAGCTCGCTTATGCCAACGTCCGTTACGGCGGCGCCGTCGCGGGCCCGGATGCGCCGCAGGCTGGTGTCATCGCGTTGACCGAAGTCCCATTGGCGACTGTGGAGGCGTACGACGCGACCGTGTTCCCGGCTCCGCGCACCGCGTTCCTGCGCGCCTGGATCGGCTCGCCCGGGCATGTCGGTCGCGCACTCGTGCGCGATGGAGGGCTTGCCGGCTGGGGCGTGATCCGTCCATGCCGGAAGGGCCGCAAGATCGGCCCACTGGTGGCCGACGACCGCGCCACCGCCGAGGTGGTTCTGTCGGCTTTGCTGGCCAGCGTGGGCGGCGGCGAGATCTTCCTCGACGTTCCAAGCCTTAACCGCGACGCGGTCGCATTGGCCCAAGACCTGGGGCTTGTGCCAGTGTTCGAGACTGCGCGCATGTATACGGGTGCGATCCCACCGTTGCGGTTGGAGCGGGTATTCGGCATCACCACCTTCGAGCTGGGGTAGTGGTCGCGCAGTCAGTGGAAGGTGGCAGTGGCCATAGCTTGCTGGTGGTCGCCCTACAACCAGCCCGGATCTTGGCTGCCAAGAGCCACCCCGGGGCAGAATGGCCGTTTCGCAGCCTAGGGGAGGGCTGGGTGCGCCCCTGGGACTTCCCCCAGCCCGCCCAACTCCGTGGCCTACGATGGAGCACCTGGAGAAGGTTCGATCGCAGTTCCTCTCCCTCCACCATATGGCATCGATTTTATTAATATTTTTACGGTTTTTCGGGCGAAACCCCGGCGGAACCTCGGCATCGCCGGGGCGAGCGAGAACGTGCGGGAGGCCTGTTGCGGGCTGTCGCAACACTGCCCGCCCAGATGTGGGTAGGATGAAGAAACGGCGCGGCCTTCCTAACCCCGCCGCGAATACCTTCTACTTCTTCTGCCGCGTAAACAGCTTCTTCAGGTCGATGTTCATCCCGAAAGCGCCGGGCCTTATATTCAGCGAATCCACAAAGCGCCGCCATAATGGCGCTTCAGGGTCATTGCTCACAGCCGGCAGGAGCGCCCTATGCGCTAGCGCGAGCCGGTGAATTTCGACGTTCGCGCCACTATGCATTCCACTTCCCTCGATGGGCGTATCGGTGACGGGCGAACCACGTCCCCGCAATGCTCGATCCGTTTCAAGGGCACGGCCAGCGACGCTGGCCACAAACTGGCCTAGCAACCTCTCAGTTCCGTCCAATGAGGACGACCGCAGAGCCGCCGGATAGGACCGGGTGTCCTGGTCCCATTTCTGGAACGTCTCGTGGACCTTCCCATTCAAGTACCGTCCGATCGACTGCCAGTAGATCGACTGCGCTTGACCCTGAAACACGCCGTTCCTCGTAATCCGTCCCCCATCGAAGCTGGGTACATCGACGATGCGTCCCTCGATGTTGGTATTGTACCACTTGAACAACCACTCGTTATCGAAGCGTTGGCGCTCGATATCGAGGTCATGTCCGAGGCTCAATTCGAACGGCGTCATGCGTGGCTCTTTGTGTTTAGATCGTATTCGCCTCTGAGACTTTGGCACAATACACATCGAACGACCGCTGCGAAGCTGCCGTCCGGGGTTCCTCGAAATACTTGGCGATCCGCTCAGGCGTCACCTGTGCGAAGCCATGCCGCAGCTCGCAATTGAACACCACGATCTCACTCGTCGGAGCGACCAGTTTGGTGGGGTTAGGCGTCAGGTTCGCATCCTCACACGCCTGCAGAAAACCATCGAAAAGCTCTTGGAGAAGCGCCTCGTCGTTTGCCGAGCAGATCAGGTCATCCAGGTAAATAGAGACGAACGCTCCCGCCCTCTCAGCCCGGTCCACCATTGCCATCAACGGCGAGCGCATCATTACGAGACTGGCTAGCGCTGGGGATTGTTTGAAACCGATAGGCAAGACGTAGTGCGACCCGACCAGGTACGGGTTTTTAACCGACGACCATTTTGCAAACGTCCGCGCCCAGGGAAAACCTGCATGATGCAGGGCGGCAGCGATCCGGTTGCGGGAGATCGAGTAAAAGAAGTTCTGAATGTCGATTTTGAAGAAAAGCCGGTTCTGCAGGTGACCGTGCAGTGCGACGACATGCCCGCCTTTGCGGTAATGGTAGAAGCAGACCGGAAACTCTACCTCACGATCGCAAAATTCGATGATCTGGTCACCGCGCCGGTCAGTATCTTTGGTAGGCGCAAAGATGATCTTGCCGTTGCGCTTCCACGTCCATTTGTAGTTTTGAAACATGCCCCGGTCCAGTCAACGGCCTTGCTAACGAGGTCCCAGACTGCCGCTACCAGTTTTACAACCAGCAAGGCGAGTCCGAGAATCTCGGAAGCAAGGCGCGTGAATTTGGATGTTTTCCTCATTTCACGTCTCCTGTCTCTGCTGGCAACCTACGACCCCGTGAACACGGAGCCGTCAACCGAGACAATCATTCCCCCATGTACCCATTACGATACGTAGGGTCATAAGGTCACAAGTCATGTCACGTAGCGTAACGCCACGCAGCAGACCGGAGGTCGCAGGATATCGCCAGCGCCTAGAAGCTGATCGTTCAGGTGGAACATGTCAAGAGGACTACCTGTAACGACAAAAAACGGCGTGAAGCCGCTTTCCCTCTATTGGGGACAGGGTCGCCCGCTATTGCCCTAGCGCTTAGGTTGCGAAACACTCATCATGGGTTTGGCGGGGGAAGCGGATATGCAGGAAGGATTCCACGACAACCAACGGAATTTGCGTCCAAGACAGCGCATGCAAAATATTTGCACTGAAGCTGTGCGCTACGACGTGAACGCTACACTCGGCGAGGACGATCGCCAAAAGCCCATCAATCGAAGCCTTTATAGCTATCTACTTCATGAGATGGCGGAAGCGTCGATGAAGTATGCCGTCGCGGAAAACATTGATCCGGATGAATTTGAAACTGACGTGTTGTCCGGCGCACTTGCAGTCGTTCAAAACTTACGGTCGGCACTGGTCAAGGATTGGAATGATAAGACGCTAGATTTTTGGGATAATCACGGTAGCCCGGTCGATAAGATCAATGCGGACAAGGTTCCCTATATCGACCGCTCTTCGTTCGAAAGCGTCGCTGGTGACTACTTGGCGCTGCCATATCGGTCGCAAGCCATGGATCGGTTCCTCGTCAAAGTCCTCATCGCTATAGAGCTTTATGCATTCGGTGATGAGATGTTGAATGAAAAGACGTTTGGATTTCCACCTGTCTCTCCGTTGAAGCAGCGTCACGTCGTGCTGGCGTATTTTCGCGGGCTGCTAATCAACGGCATTATCTTCGGTGGCATCGCCGCCTTGGCATTATTCGCCGCATCAAAGGGATGGATCGGCGAAACCAGCGCGGGATGGACTTCGGGAGCGTGCGTTGCTCTGTTCGTTCTTTTAGGCACGATCAGTGCTTTCGCACTGCCTTTCGCTTGGTATGCACAAGCCAAAGCGCGCCGGAATGTCAGGAAACTCCTGTTGGCAATGACAACGATCTATAACGAATTGAGGTCGAACGGACCAATCAGCGCCCAGCATATTCGCGAGCGCGTGAGCAGCGCGGCGGAAGATGGCGTCGTCTGGCCCGCCCCGCTGTTTGCAGTACTGGACGACATCATCGCCCGCACAGGACGTTTTTGAAAAAACAGACCGCATAGCATGGGCAGCAGCATGGGCAACGATTGGTTCGTCTACGTCTATATGTTTGGCATTACGGCCATCGTGCTGATGCGCCTTGACCGCTTGGGGAAGCAAATCGAGGCAGTGTGCGCCGAGATCAGAGCCGACGTTGCGCGGACCGAAGAAGACCGCCAAGAAATTCTCGATGACTGGAAACAGTCTCGAAAAGACGCAGCCAAAGACGCACGACAATTCTGGATTTTCTGGGGCGTCATCGGCGTTGCGGCGCTCATTTGGATTGCCGTAAAACATGGTTAGAGGCATTACGCTTCAGTCATACCAATCCGTCCGATCACGCGGCAGCGTCTTGGCCGTCTCAAACAATTTGCCTCGCGCATAGCCCATTGAAACCGCAGCCTTCAGTTTCTCCAGATCGGTTTCGAGAAAGGTGTTGGCGACGATCAGCGCTTTGACGGCCTCGCGAGCATTACCGCCACATGCCTCGATAGCTTGATCGGCCGCCGCCTCTAGCTGGTCCACGTCTGATTGTGGGTTCGGCGCTGACGACATTCTGGAAACCCCCTCGTAGGTCGGTCAGCGCAGGAGAGTGTTCTCTTTTTGTTCTTACGTCAATTCGCGGGATTGTGCACTTCGCAAAACCCTGCCCCTTGTGAATCCCGTTTTACTCACTCAGGCTACCAGCATGTGGACAACTGATTCCCATAATGAGGAAAGTTAAGATCCCGTTAAGGAATTGGGTTCAGGTTGAAATAAATTGCCCCGCTCCGGGATAACCAGAACGGGGCAAAATTTGCGGTGGTAGCTGAACTGGAACGCCTCGGAAGGGCAAACAGCACCCGATTTGTAATCGGGAGAATGTGGGTTCGAGTCCCACCCACCGCGCCTTAACAAGTCCGCCAAACTTAGTGCGCTCGCTAAGCTTAGTACGGTTACTAACCTTAGCAAGCGTGCCACGTCCGGCAAGAGTCTAAAACGTGAACGGCGCCCTTATTTGCGCTGGTTTGGTTTCTTGGTTTCCGGACTCTTGGGTTTCTGCTTGGCGATCTTCCCCAGCCTCTCGTTAAAGCGCTTTTCGTTATCGTCCGTTTCGAGTCTCGCGTAGCCGAATGCCGCCGTGCACTTTTCGGCCGAGTTCCCGAGGGGCTGTCGCGGCATGAGCGGCCCTATACTTTCCATCGTACGGCCTTGCTTTGGTCAAACCGGCATGGAGTGTGGACAGAATGTCGTCGGTCTCCCGCGGGCCGCCCTTAAGCGGGTGACATTGGACTAGGCACGGAGCGCTAATGCATTCCACGCTGAACCCGAAACAAGACGATCCGGGCCGCGTCCTGGTCTCGCGCGTGGACGAAGAGCTCGCGCACACTTATGAAAAGATCGCGCGCGTGGATGCACAGATCGCGCGCGCGGAGGAACAGCTTTCCAAGCTAGAGCACGATGCCGCGCGCGATCCCTCGGATGATCCGCAGACCCGCATGAACACGCTTCGCCCTGCTGTCCGGGGCAACCGGCCGTCGCGTGGCGGGCGGGCGGTACGCGGCTTCACCGCCTTAATGTTGACAGCGTGCATCTGTGTCGCCGCCATCGTTTGGCAGTCGTCCTATGGCGATGCGGCTAAGCAGATTATCGCGAGGTGGGCGCCGCAGCTCGTCGCGATTTCATCGCTGCCCCTCGAAAACCCGGGGTTCCCCGCGCAGCCGAGCTCACCTACCGCTCCGATGGTCACGGAGCAGACAGCATCTCCACAACCAGCACCTCCGGCTCAGACCGCATCGCAAGACGTCGCGCCGACAGCCGCCCCGGTATCTCCCGAAATGGCGCAGCTGCTCCAGACGATGGCGCGCGATCTCGCAAACGTGGAGCAAGAGGTTAAGCAGCTCAAGGCGAGCCAGGAACAAATGGCCAGCGACAATGCAAAGGCCGTTGAGCAGCTCAAAGCGAGCCAGGAACAAATGACACGCCTTATCGCCAAGGCTTCCGAGATCGCCAAGGCTTCCGAGCAGAACCTGCGGCCCAAGACATCAGCGCCTCCGCCACGGCCGATTGCCACCCCGACCCGTAAGCCCGTGCCGACGCTTCCGTTGCAGCAAGCCAGAGAGCGGGCGCAGGCCCCAATGCGGTTGCAGCCCGAAGAACAGTAGTTGTCATCGGCGCCGCGGCCGCCGAAGTCCGTTCCTGTCCGTTGCTCGCGGATACCGCTGCAAAAGTCGAAAATCGCCGTGCAATTGCGCCAGAGTCAAAAATAGAATACGCTGAGGAAAAGCGTAGGTGTTCCGGTTTGCGAACATTTGCTACCAAGCAATCGCTTAGCCTAAAGCCTTCCTCGGAACTCACCGTGCGAAGTACGCTCAGCGCCGGGTTTTCGCTGCCGGCGCAGCGGCGGCAAACAAGCTCGGAGATCGCATCATTGGAAGTTGAGGCGGATGCGGTTGCCGACCGCCTCTCCATGCCGGCCAATAGGTTGGGATCAGTGCAGCCGGCGTTCGGCCAGAGCGGCGCGCCAGCAGTTCCCAACGTGGTGAAGGCTGCGCTGCTTGAAAACGCGCAGCCGCTGGATGCGAGCACCCGATCGTTCTTTCAGCCGCGCTTCGGTTATGATTTTAGCCGTGTGCGCCTACACAGCGGTGAGGCCGCCGCCGAATCGGCGCGCTTGCTCGATGCGCGCGCCTATACCGTCGGTGAACACGTGGTGCTCGGCAGTCCGCTCGACACGCCCGGGGCATTCTCTAGCAGGCGCCTGCTCGCCCATGAACTGGCGCATGTCGTGCAGCAAGGTGGCGGCATGCCGCTGCCGGGACGGGCGCCACACGGACCTTCGCAAATCGCGGTTCCCGCCCACGTGGCACGACAGTCTCTCGCACCAGGCGGGTCGACGGCCTCGAGTGCGCGCGATGACTTTCTCCGCGCAGTTGATCGGGGCGACGCCGTCGGGATCGAGAGCGCGCTGGCGCGTTTGACGGAACAGGAGCGCGGGGCGATTTCGGCCAACCCGCAAGCGCTAGCTACCCTCGATCGGAAATTGCCGGCGGTTACCCGTTTGCTCGTGCGCATGAAACTGCAGTTCGGCCAGGATCTGCCGGCAGACGTCCGCGCGCTCGTGAGCGCCGCAGAGGACGGCGATGCGGATCGCGTCGTCACGGTATTGCGAGCCAACGTCCGGCTGAGGGATCCAAAGGATGTTCCCGGCTTGCGAGCGATGCTGTTATCGGTTTTCGCGACCGATGCGCGGAAGCAAGCGGCGGTGGCGAATGCGTACGTGTTGACAAAGGATGAAATGCTGGCCTACGCGCGACAGTCGCCGCATCTCGTTGAACAAGAGGCGCAAGCAAAGAGAACACTGATGAGTGCGCAAGGCCGCGACTTGAACTTGGTCGCCGATACAAATCCGGGCCAGACGCAGACGAATTCGCCTTCGGGCACGATCATCGTGTCCGCGCCCGGTGGGCGGGAAGACTTCGCCTTGAAGTACTCTCACGAGTTGTCCAACCTCCGCCGAGACCTCTTGACGAGAGATGCACAAGGACGAGGCGGATCTCCCAAGCCCGACCAGTACAGATCCGGCGACGCCTACGCGGATGCCATTCTTCAATGGGAGGCGGAGAGTGTGGTCGATCGTGCGATCGTCGGCGCTGAACTCGGCAGTCACGAGGGATGGATATCCGATCTCGGGAGGGACTTCAAAGCCGGGAAGATTTCCAAGGCCGATATGCTCAAGCGAGTGGTCGCCGCGTTAGGGCAGTTCACTTCAGTCGGTGAGGATAACCGCCAAAGACCAGCCAGGCAGAATTACAAGCTACAGTGGGAACGCTGGGCCGCGCTCGCACAGCCCAGACACTGAACCGCAAGACCAATAGTTGAGCGGGTTTCAGACGATCCGAGGGGCTGCGACCAGGAATAACAAGACGTTCGTCCTGCCCTTTTTACCTCCAGATAGCGGGAAAACATGCGTGGACGACGCGGCGACGGTGCGGGCAGGTCGATGTACCAGAATTGTTGCTCCCGCTCATTCGAAGGCGGCGTAAATGGCAGTTCCCGCTCCCTCGCGTAGCCGTGTCCGTTTCGCGGTTGCACTACTTTCGGCGCTCTCTGCGTTTCATGCCGTCGCGCATGCGGCGTCGCCGGAGCTCGACAGAGTAACTCTCAGCGAGTCGACGATTACGTGGAGCACCGTCAAGTACGCGACCTCAGCGGACAACGGATTCGTCAGCGGGTCGCTCGACAGAAAGACCATCGTCGATCGCACGTTTCGGACCCACGTGCTCGAGAATCGTTATCTCAAGGTAACGCTCGTGCCCGAATTTGGCGGGCGCATTCTTTCCATCATCTACAAGCCGACCGGCCACGAACAACTTTATCGCACCGAAGTGGGCGTGCCTTACGGGATCAAGCGCGACACTTTTTATTACAACTGGCTGATGGTGTATGGCGGCATCTTCCCCACCTTCCCGGATCCCGAGCACGGCAGGACGTGGCTGAAGCCGTGGGATTTCAAGGTGGTGAAAGAGAGTGCCGGCGAAGTGACGGTATCGATGTCGCTTAAGGACAATTTCGAGTATTCCGCGGCACCGCGGAAGTTCAGGGGAGGCTCGACCGGCATCGAAGCGACTTACTATGTCACGCTGAAAGCCGATCGCGCAGCGCTCGACGCGCGCGTGGTGCTGAAAAATCCGCAACCCAAGGCGCTTCAATACGAGTACTGGACGTGCACGACGCTCGCGCCGGGATCGGACCCGAAAAATCCTAAAACGACCGGCGGCGCCGAAATCATCGCGCCGATTAAGGCCTACAGCACGCCCGACTGGTCGAGCAATCTATCCAACGGCGACGAGAGCTTAGGGCCAGGCAAGAGCCGTTTCGAAAAACTGCGCTACTTCAAGAACTGGCCGACGATGGGCATCGCCTACGCTGCGCCCGATATGGGGAGCGGGAATTTCTGGGGCGTGATCAACCACGACAACGAAGAGGGGATCATTCGCATCGCCGACAATACGGTCACGCCGGGCTTGAAAATGTGGACGTGGGGATTTCCGTCGTTTACGAATGAAACTGACCCACG is drawn from Bradyrhizobium lablabi and contains these coding sequences:
- a CDS encoding GNAT family N-acetyltransferase: MNGLRIRPMRPDEISIAVNWAAAEGWNPGFADDACFAAADPEGFLIGELEGAPAATVSCVNYGASFAFLGFYIVREDLRGRGYGLRIWNAAIAHAGPRVIGLDGVVAQQQNYGMSGFKLAYANVRYGGAVAGPDAPQAGVIALTEVPLATVEAYDATVFPAPRTAFLRAWIGSPGHVGRALVRDGGLAGWGVIRPCRKGRKIGPLVADDRATAEVVLSALLASVGGGEIFLDVPSLNRDAVALAQDLGLVPVFETARMYTGAIPPLRLERVFGITTFELG
- a CDS encoding reverse transcriptase domain-containing protein, which codes for MFQNYKWTWKRNGKIIFAPTKDTDRRGDQIIEFCDREVEFPVCFYHYRKGGHVVALHGHLQNRLFFKIDIQNFFYSISRNRIAAALHHAGFPWARTFAKWSSVKNPYLVGSHYVLPIGFKQSPALASLVMMRSPLMAMVDRAERAGAFVSIYLDDLICSANDEALLQELFDGFLQACEDANLTPNPTKLVAPTSEIVVFNCELRHGFAQVTPERIAKYFEEPRTAASQRSFDVYCAKVSEANTI
- a CDS encoding magnesium transporter yields the protein MQEGFHDNQRNLRPRQRMQNICTEAVRYDVNATLGEDDRQKPINRSLYSYLLHEMAEASMKYAVAENIDPDEFETDVLSGALAVVQNLRSALVKDWNDKTLDFWDNHGSPVDKINADKVPYIDRSSFESVAGDYLALPYRSQAMDRFLVKVLIAIELYAFGDEMLNEKTFGFPPVSPLKQRHVVLAYFRGLLINGIIFGGIAALALFAASKGWIGETSAGWTSGACVALFVLLGTISAFALPFAWYAQAKARRNVRKLLLAMTTIYNELRSNGPISAQHIRERVSSAAEDGVVWPAPLFAVLDDIIARTGRF
- a CDS encoding eCIS core domain-containing protein, translating into MRSTLSAGFSLPAQRRQTSSEIASLEVEADAVADRLSMPANRLGSVQPAFGQSGAPAVPNVVKAALLENAQPLDASTRSFFQPRFGYDFSRVRLHSGEAAAESARLLDARAYTVGEHVVLGSPLDTPGAFSSRRLLAHELAHVVQQGGGMPLPGRAPHGPSQIAVPAHVARQSLAPGGSTASSARDDFLRAVDRGDAVGIESALARLTEQERGAISANPQALATLDRKLPAVTRLLVRMKLQFGQDLPADVRALVSAAEDGDADRVVTVLRANVRLRDPKDVPGLRAMLLSVFATDARKQAAVANAYVLTKDEMLAYARQSPHLVEQEAQAKRTLMSAQGRDLNLVADTNPGQTQTNSPSGTIIVSAPGGREDFALKYSHELSNLRRDLLTRDAQGRGGSPKPDQYRSGDAYADAILQWEAESVVDRAIVGAELGSHEGWISDLGRDFKAGKISKADMLKRVVAALGQFTSVGEDNRQRPARQNYKLQWERWAALAQPRH
- a CDS encoding DUF5107 domain-containing protein, with product MAVPAPSRSRVRFAVALLSALSAFHAVAHAASPELDRVTLSESTITWSTVKYATSADNGFVSGSLDRKTIVDRTFRTHVLENRYLKVTLVPEFGGRILSIIYKPTGHEQLYRTEVGVPYGIKRDTFYYNWLMVYGGIFPTFPDPEHGRTWLKPWDFKVVKESAGEVTVSMSLKDNFEYSAAPRKFRGGSTGIEATYYVTLKADRAALDARVVLKNPQPKALQYEYWTCTTLAPGSDPKNPKTTGGAEIIAPIKAYSTPDWSSNLSNGDESLGPGKSRFEKLRYFKNWPTMGIAYAAPDMGSGNFWGVINHDNEEGIIRIADNTVTPGLKMWTWGFPSFTNETDPRKDPNEQQPYVELWAGVSDQFFHSAEFPALGQMSIPETYSPTVGMNNVTHANETILISLSAEASAVTLQFFSIEPATPLRVILKRGDAVLFDEAVKADPKNGNRISATIPEGHSGEQIQLTIRTAEGKELIAAETKIK